In Clostridium sporogenes, one genomic interval encodes:
- a CDS encoding HNH endonuclease signature motif containing protein has protein sequence MPRCEVCGREGAEIHHIIHKCEGGMDLEINYKYLCGRHHRGRHSPHKDNNIDISYKLELQNKLENLFVKEYYSLESIQAILDINKNKGKKIVQGLKIYKEGYKSKDVIYKLMGQKHYSEYNLFESQEFIALGVI, from the coding sequence TTGCCAAGATGTGAAGTATGTGGCAGAGAAGGTGCTGAAATACACCATATAATTCATAAATGTGAAGGCGGAATGGATTTAGAAATAAATTATAAGTATTTATGTGGAAGACATCATAGGGGGAGACATAGCCCACATAAAGACAATAATATAGATATAAGTTATAAATTAGAATTACAAAATAAACTGGAAAACTTATTTGTAAAAGAGTATTATTCCTTAGAGAGTATCCAAGCTATATTAGACATTAATAAAAATAAAGGCAAAAAAATAGTGCAAGGTTTAAAAATATATAAAGAAGGATATAAATCTAAAGATGTAATATATAAACTTATGGGGCAAAAACATTATAGTGAATATAATTTATTTGAATCCCAAGAGTTTATAGCTTTAGGTGTAATATAG